The window TGGAAATATACCACAAAATTCCGGCATTCTAGAGCAGCAGTAATTACATTCCACGTCACACACACCAAGCTGTGGGTGAAAGAGAAAGGCAATGTGAAATTAACATCTATCTGCCATCCTTATCACAGCCAAAAGAATCATATCCCTGGAGTCTGCGGATAACtacagatgatgatgatggaaaTGAAATAGCTTCAACATACTGTAACAACATCCCAAGTCATGCCCACAGCGAGCAAAAGATTTATACACCACAGgtagttctctctctctcttcctctcttcacatTCACAGGTTCCTCTCTACAAAATCCCAGATCCTCTCTTCCATATAGATCCGGTCCCCTAACCGGCGCGGCATGTGCCTCTCGTcggggaagaggaggatatCGTAGGGCTTCCCCTCCGCCATCAGCGAGTTGATGAGCCTCGCCGTGTGCCTGAAATGCACGTTCTCGTCTATCATACCGTGGATCAGCAGCAGCCTCCCTCGGAGGTTCTTCACATGATGCATGATCGACCCGTATCTGTAAGCGTCGCGCTGCTCCGAGGGCAGACCCATGTACTTCTCGGTATAGAAAGTGTCATACCCATCCCATGCTGTCACCGGAGCGCCAGAAACTGCACAACTGAACGTGTCGGGAAATCTCGCGAGGCACATTGCCGAGAGAAAGCCACCATAGCTCCAGCCGTAGAGACCTATATGTCCGGGTTTTGCTAGGCCTTTCTTTATTAGCCACTCGGCACCTGCTAACTGATCTTCAGCATCGACACGACCGATGTTGTATTTGAGCTGTCCCTCAAACTGCAAACCGCGTCTTGCGGTTCCTCGATTGTCCATCTGCCAGGAGACAGTCAGTCATTCAGTGTTACAAACAACTTGTATTGCCATGGCTCATGAGCCCAATGATAAATGTAGTGACAAATGCGGAAATATATAGGCATATGATTATACTCCATAATGAGCAATCAACAAATGCGGAAATATATAGGCATATAGCAGCCAGCATAAATTTATCATATATGAATAATtctaagcaaaaaaaaaaactcatgtaAATATATGATTATAGAAACATCCGTTCCAAAACATTTTGCTTCCACTTCAAAATTCCCACCTTAAAACTTTAGATTATTTTTGCTCAAGAAGCAATATGGTTAGTCATGATGGATTGTATCATCAATCTTACCACTTGCCATAGTCGCTAGGGATAGGGGGTAGTATAATTGTTTGCTTGCAACTGACAGACATTactacaataaaaaatattggcTGCTGGATTGTATTGGGCTTTTCAACCCACACGTCACTTAGGATAATTACATGGGGCTTTTTTGGACACTTGTAATGTTTTGCTAATTCCTAATGACAGGAAGGTTACAGGCGCCAATATTTTCCAGACATAGTTGTGGACGCAGGAACCCTTATTAGCTTAGTGGAGTGGTGCTAATATTTCTGACTCAACGCAAATTTTATGCTTGAATGCACTATTGCATTATCTGAGGTTGAGTCCATGTTAACTCTCAAAATGACATACTGATGTGCTTTGGAAAAATTAATGGATGAGATGCCATGCATTGCACAGCATACCTTGttaaacaaaaagaaattaaatggtGCTATCTTGGCCATAAGTttatttaaaatcatttttagtttAGAATTTTACCCATGCAATGCATTGCACAGCATACCTTAAGATTGGTGACATTATGGACCAAagtgaaaacagaaaaaaaaaatcctcaatCGGAATCTATCTTGTTAAACAaagagcaaagaaaaaaaaatagaggaaagAATAGTTACCTTCCAAACTAATATACCCTTACTACGCAGGAACTGAGCTCTCATGTCAACTGTACTTATCCATGAGTCACTTACAAGCTGGACACTGGGACCGCCATAAACGTTAACGAGTGTTTTGTATGGGGGTGGTCCATATTTTTTCTCATCAGGGAGATAAAGAGTTCCATATAAAGCAGTCCCATCCTTTCCTTCAATCTGTACTATCTCTGGAGACAGCTGCTGAAACTTTTTAAGCGGCTGAACAGTCAGAGGCTGCTCATATAGAGGCATTATCACACTTCCATCAAGCAAAGAGCATAGCAGGATCACAGGTGGAGATTTTATTGAGTCATACACATCAATAAACCTCAGCAACTGATGGTCAAGAATTACTGAATGACGTCCTGTGCCATGAGTCAACCTCTTGGGGACTTGCAAGGGAAGGCTCCAATCCGGAAATAGGTTGGTGGAGTAAAGATTTGTCTCCAATGGCCCATCCAATGTGCCTGTAAAATATATAACTCCAGAACTCTCATTGACACCAGCAATTTGGTCGATCATCCAATCACCTTGTGTGAGGGGCCCCAAGCACACACCATTCTTGTCATGAAGATACAGGTGTCTAAATCCTGTCTTCTCACTGGCCCAAATAAATCCACCTGGATGTTTACTATTCACTCCTTTATCCAGAGGAGTAAAACAATCGTGCAATGTTATCCACGTATCATGCTCTTCCTCTAGTATGACCTCCCTTTTACCTGAAGCGATGTCAAACTTAAGTAGCTTAAGTTTTGAGTGAGTTCTATTGAGAACTTGAACAGCAATAGCACTATTATGCATCCAGTTTACTCTAGCAAGATATTCTTCATCACCATGGATACTATTTGGTTCTCCACATAGGAGATCCATCCAAGTTATTTCTCCTCCATGGGAAGAAACAACTCCAAGGCGCACTTTGACATTAGCAGCCCCTGCAAAGGGGTAAGCATGATCTTCTTGAGCATCTGGACCAACCGAACTTTTACCCTGGTGCATAATTCTATACAGTGGGATTTCAGATGAGTCAACTTCAGTAAATGCAAGGTGTTTGCTATCAGGAGACCACCAGAATCCCATCTTCCTTTCCATCTCTTCCTACAATGGGAGATACAAAATATTAGGCAGCAGCCATCAAAACAAATTCCATACCAATCCTAATGGATCAACATGTGCACCTGTGCAATATACTCAGCAAGTCCGTGGATctgggaaaaaaagaaacaagtaCAAATGTTAGATTCTGAAGTTGCAGTAACAACACATGATGTATGATCTTGCATACTTTATTTAATCCCCGGTATATATTTCTGTTGATCATGCAACTACTAATGCACAACTCAGCATGTTTTGAATGTTAGAAGAATACTGATAGCATAATATACATGCTACATGGGTAAGCTAATAAAAACTATGAGATATTATTGGTAAAGGGGAACATAAAGTTCTTTTAGCAGGCAAGTTTATCCTAGAAGCTTATTTGAGCCATAGCACTAATGGCGGCAGTTAACTAGAACACCCTCTAAAGTTTGGTTAAAAGACTAACTTATAAAACTTGTAGTCTTTATAAACACCGCCAGCCTCCTGCAATAGTTTCGGCTGCTGTGTGTCTTTGGAAGGTAAATATCCCACTGTTTGGACTTTGGCTATGGATTAAGCTTACTTTGGTTCAACCAAAAAACAATCCCTACCAAGAGGTAGAAAGAAATATTTGAACTATAACACATTGAATATAttgttgacaaaaaaaatcaatatattgCTTAGTTCCAATGATAGTCATGTTGGGTTACATGCTAGTTCCAATGATAGTCATGTTGGGTTACATGCCAAGAATAAAGCTAATAAACTTCTAGAAAGTCAACATGAAACTTTTCTTTGCAACCTGCTCAACAAGACTTGGTATGATAACAAACAACACAATGCACACATATTCCTATTAAAATGTGAGTATCATTAACAGAACTCCAAAGAAGTACCTTCCCACTTTCGCTTGCACCATAGGTCAACTGGGTAGTTTGCCCATCAGAGAACCCCACTGTATGCAACTCATCATCCCGCACATACGCAATCATGCTCCCATCTGGAGACAGATGTGGGTCAATGATGGGGGATGTGGCTGAACTTTGCAGCTTGAGTACAGGTTCAGCACCAGACAAATCCTGGAAGTAAACCTATGGAAATAGAAAAGATATATTTCCATGAAACTCATGATATTTAGCATCCTTGAAAATTTACAAAGGTTATCTGAAACATCAAAAACTACCAGAAAAAGAATATCCATGATACGCTGACAACACAAAACTAACCATAGATGACAATAATCAACACAACAGAGGAGTTTTATTTCTTTGAATCAGTAGCGAGATCACTATTTAGGAACATGTCAGCTACCTAATCCACCAATACAAGATGCAGCACTATACCAAGAATGCAGGAAGTGCGATCTCAAGCACAGACCTGCAGGCACTGATAAACTCAACTTCATAGCCATCACTAACGACTACAGAGCAAATATGGCTCATCCCGCGACATCCAAACCAGAACCATAATAATGGTCACCCAACACTGCCCCACAAAACCAATACCAGCCTTCCATTAATTCAACACTCGAAACGGAAATTAATGAGCCTAAGCCTATCCATGTGCAGTTGCTGATAGCAAAATCAGAATGTCAACCTCATACCAAATCCTTAATCCGAGAAAGTGGTCCAATACACAAGGATAAAAGTATAAAACTACCGAATTTGATTAGGGCAATGCGTATCATCTAATACTAAGTTACTAACTCAACTGAATTGGTAATAATATAAATCAAGGAAGAACTAAATGGGGGAAAGGGTTTGCGGTTTGAGAGATACGAACCCCAGAGGGGAGCGGCACGACAAtgccggcgcgggaggcgggGGTGCCGGGGAGGCGGGCGCGCCACTCGTAGCGCGTGACGCCGAGGCCGCGCTCCCGTGCGCGCTCGCGGCGGAGGCGCTCCTCGGCGGAGAGGTTCCCCTcctcgaggccgccgccgtcggggggCCCGAAGAGGAGCTCCTGGCGCCGCTGCGCGGGGTCGAAGGCGTACACATTCCGGTGAAGCGTGCCGTCGGGGCTGTACAGGAAGGCCACCCGGCGGTCGTCGGGGCTGAAGCTAAGCGCCACGGGCGCCCCGTAGCCCGGGAGCGGGTGC of the Oryza sativa Japonica Group chromosome 2, ASM3414082v1 genome contains:
- the LOC4329059 gene encoding uncharacterized protein; the protein is MRSGEAAGAVRSSSDQGNSRKKPRFDAGEEEEEELARMPLADAFVGAGSSGDGDGAAAGAGGCAAAPSVELLDIVQHPLPGYGAPVALSFSPDDRRVAFLYSPDGTLHRNVYAFDPAQRRQELLFGPPDGGGLEEGNLSAEERLRRERARERGLGVTRYEWRARLPGTPASRAGIVVPLPSGVYFQDLSGAEPVLKLQSSATSPIIDPHLSPDGSMIAYVRDDELHTVGFSDGQTTQLTYGASESGKIHGLAEYIAQEEMERKMGFWWSPDSKHLAFTEVDSSEIPLYRIMHQGKSSVGPDAQEDHAYPFAGAANVKVRLGVVSSHGGEITWMDLLCGEPNSIHGDEEYLARVNWMHNSAIAVQVLNRTHSKLKLLKFDIASGKREVILEEEHDTWITLHDCFTPLDKGVNSKHPGGFIWASEKTGFRHLYLHDKNGVCLGPLTQGDWMIDQIAGVNESSGVIYFTGTLDGPLETNLYSTNLFPDWSLPLQVPKRLTHGTGRHSVILDHQLLRFIDVYDSIKSPPVILLCSLLDGSVIMPLYEQPLTVQPLKKFQQLSPEIVQIEGKDGTALYGTLYLPDEKKYGPPPYKTLVNVYGGPSVQLVSDSWISTVDMRAQFLRSKGILVWKMDNRGTARRGLQFEGQLKYNIGRVDAEDQLAGAEWLIKKGLAKPGHIGLYGWSYGGFLSAMCLARFPDTFSCAVSGAPVTAWDGYDTFYTEKYMGLPSEQRDAYRYGSIMHHVKNLRGRLLLIHGMIDENVHFRHTARLINSLMAEGKPYDILLFPDERHMPRRLGDRIYMEERIWDFVERNL